The following coding sequences lie in one Thermoanaerobaculia bacterium genomic window:
- the sufB gene encoding Fe-S cluster assembly protein SufB — translation MSSQAKTLEDFTSGEYKHGFVTDIEEESIPKGLSEDVVRLISQKKGEPAFLLEWRLKAYRKWLTMTEPSWANVHYPPIDYQEIVYYSAPRAKKDAPKSLDEVDPKLLETYEKLGIPLREREILAGVAVDAVFDSVSVATTFKEKLGELGIVFCSFSEAVQTHPDLVRKYLGSVVPYSDNFFATLNSAVFSDGSFVYVPKGVKCPMELSTYFRINAKNTGQFERTLIVADEGASVSYLEGCTAPMRDENQLHAAVVELVALDEARIKYSTVQNWYPGDKDGRGGIYNFVTKRGKCAGRNSKISWTQVETGSAITWKYPSCILMGDGSVGEFYSVAVANNWQQADTGTKMIHIGKNTKSTIVSKGISAGHGQNSYRGMVKILKGAENARNYSQCDSLLMGDQCGAHTFPYIDVANSSAKMEHEATTSKIGDDQIFYFQQRGISAEDAISMIVNGFCKEVFRELPMEFAVEAQKLLGVSLEGSVG, via the coding sequence AGGACGTGGTCCGCCTGATCTCGCAGAAGAAGGGGGAGCCCGCCTTCCTCCTCGAGTGGAGGCTGAAGGCGTACCGGAAGTGGCTCACGATGACCGAGCCCTCCTGGGCGAACGTGCACTATCCCCCGATCGACTACCAGGAAATCGTGTATTACTCGGCCCCCCGGGCGAAGAAGGACGCCCCGAAGAGCCTCGACGAAGTCGATCCGAAACTCCTCGAAACTTACGAAAAGCTCGGAATCCCCCTTCGCGAACGCGAGATCCTCGCCGGGGTCGCCGTCGACGCGGTCTTCGACAGCGTGTCGGTCGCGACGACGTTCAAGGAGAAACTGGGCGAGCTCGGGATCGTCTTCTGCTCCTTCTCGGAAGCCGTCCAGACCCATCCCGACCTCGTGCGGAAGTACCTCGGCTCGGTCGTGCCGTACAGCGACAACTTCTTCGCGACCCTGAACTCGGCCGTGTTCTCGGACGGCTCGTTCGTCTACGTGCCGAAGGGCGTGAAGTGTCCGATGGAGCTCTCGACCTACTTCCGGATCAACGCGAAGAACACCGGACAGTTCGAGCGCACGCTCATCGTCGCCGACGAAGGAGCCTCGGTGTCGTATCTCGAAGGCTGCACGGCGCCGATGCGCGACGAGAACCAGCTCCACGCGGCGGTCGTCGAGCTCGTCGCGCTCGACGAGGCCCGAATCAAGTACTCGACGGTCCAGAACTGGTACCCCGGCGACAAGGACGGCAGGGGAGGCATCTACAACTTCGTCACGAAGCGCGGCAAGTGCGCGGGGCGGAACTCGAAGATCTCCTGGACGCAGGTCGAGACCGGCTCGGCGATCACCTGGAAGTACCCGAGCTGCATCCTGATGGGAGACGGCTCGGTGGGCGAGTTCTATTCGGTCGCCGTCGCCAACAACTGGCAGCAGGCGGACACCGGCACCAAGATGATCCACATCGGGAAGAACACGAAGTCGACGATCGTCTCGAAGGGCATCTCCGCGGGTCACGGGCAGAACAGCTACCGCGGCATGGTGAAGATCCTGAAGGGCGCCGAGAACGCCCGCAACTACTCGCAGTGCGACTCCCTCCTCATGGGAGACCAGTGCGGAGCCCACACCTTCCCCTATATCGACGTCGCGAACTCGTCGGCGAAGATGGAGCACGAGGCGACGACGTCGAAGATCGGCGACGACCAGATCTTCTACTTCCAGCAGCGGGGCATCTCCGCCGAGGACGCGATCTCGATGATCGTCAACGGCTTCTGCAAAGAGGTCTTCCGCGAGCTTCCGATGGAGTTCGCCGTGGAGGCCCAGAAGCTGCTCGGCGTTTCGCTGGAAGGGAGCGTGGGATGA